The Carassius carassius chromosome 2, fCarCar2.1, whole genome shotgun sequence genome has a segment encoding these proteins:
- the LOC132105192 gene encoding zinc finger protein 710-like isoform X2 produces the protein MHQQMDVGTQTDPVVVLSLAQAAVLGLISQNEIFGATIAPNGFYTGDPKESPAPPGERIDYEYADQLIGANGDYLGENLGEDGHMHSSCAERRWQGQSENSKPPIGHQDMASHVKGEAVTPGLPSCIHMMNNMVPREGMQMVDPSSYRVLPKAQPNNCCSTCVRDPKNTHPPPDPHLHPHSHGHAPHEVPSRNRGQTHEKGVDEVTEVREDGRNGMGKAGTGGEEISSYFQPSEAGYEGSEMEGVGDFDENNEAMFWTEPVEEEAPRGRRIDRLDINIQINESYCVDVGEGLKRWKCRMCEKSYTSKYNLVTHILGHNGIKPHACPHCGKLFKQPSHLQTHLLTHQGTRPHKCTVCKKGFTQTSHLKRHMLQHTDVKPYSCRFCRRGFAYPSELRAHEVKHERGRCHVCSQCGMEFPTYAHLKRHQVSHQGPSTFQCSQCNKSFAYRSQLQNHLLKHQTQRSFSCSQCGLQFLQLHQLRQHSLTHKTNKPQARATKGIKGFKCDVCAREFTLSANLKRHMLIHASVRPFQCHVCFKSFVQKQTLKTHMIVHLPVKPFKCKVCGKTFNRMYNLLGHMHLHAGSKPFKCAYCSSKFNLKGNLSRHMKVKHGMDVSPDGQDGPPDMEPHEDYEDENFNFTTPENMENNDAPNLTKLSEVAIQELDYYNFGKDVGNYSTG, from the exons ATGCACCAGCAGATGGACGTAGGGACACAGACAGACCCTGTGGTGGTCCTGTCGCTGGCCCAAGCTGCTGTGTTGGGACTCATCTCCCAGAACGAGATCTTTGGCGCCACCATCGCCCCCAACGGCTTTTACACCGGAGACCCCAAAGAGTCCCCTGCTCCGCCAGGTGAGAGAATAGACTACGAGTACGCCGACCAGCTTATAGGTGCCAACGGTGACTATCTTGGGGAGAATTTGGGCGAGGATGGGCACATGCACTCCAGCTGTGCTGAGAGAAGGTGGCAGGGTCAATCCGAGAACAGCAAACCCCCTATAGGGCACCAAGACATGGCATCGCACGTTAAAGGAGAAGCCGTTACCCCAGGTTTGCCCTCCTGCATTCACATGATGAACAACATGGTGCCCAGAGAAGGCATGCAAATGGTCGACCCCTCCAGCTACAGGGTCCTGCCCAAAGCCCAACCCAACAACTGCTGCTCCACCTGTGTCCGAGACCCCAAGAATACGCATCCTCCACCCGATCCACATTTACACCCTCATTCCCATGGCCACGCACCTCATGAGGTACCTTCACGCAACAGGGGCCAAACACATGAAAAAGGAGTAGATGAGGTAACTGAGGTCAGGGAAGATGGTAGAAATGGTATGGGGAAGGCAGGAACCGGTGGCGAGGAAATTAGCAGTTACTTTCAGCCAAGCGAGGCTGGCTATGAAGGTAGCGAGATGGAAGGAGTTGGAGACTTCGATGAGAACAATGAGGCGATGTTCTGGACAGAGCCAGTGGAAGAAGAGGCACCCCGTGGGCGCCGTATTGACCGACTGGACATCAACATCCAGATCAATGAGTCATACTGCGTGGACGTCGGCGAGGGCCTCAAGCGATGGAAGTGCCGCATGTGCGAGAAGTCGTACACCTCCAAATACAATCTGGTCACACACATTCTGGGCCACAATGGCATCAAGCCACATGCATGTCCACACTGTGGAAAACTCTTCAAGCAGCCCAGCCACCTACAGACACACCTGCTGACGCATCAGGGCACACGGCCACACAAGTGCACCGTGTGCAAGAAGGGCTTCACCCAGACCAGCCACCTGAAGCGGCACATGCTGCAGCACACCGACGTTAAGCCCTACAGTTGCCGTTTTTGTCGCCGTGGTTTTGCATACCCTAGTGAACTCCGTGCTCATGAAGTAAAGCATGAACGAGGTCGGTGCCATGTTTGCTCGCAGTGCGGAATGGAGTTTCCCACCTACGCCCACCTGAAGCGTCATCAGGTGAGCCACCAAGGACCTTCCACCTTCCAATGTAGCCAGTGCAACAAGTCTTTTGCCTACCGCAGCCAGCTGCAGAATCACCTGCTGAAGCACCAAACACAGCGCTCCTTCTCCTGCAGTCAGTGTGGCCTGCAGTTTCTTCAGCTGCATCAGCTACGCCAacactccctcacacacaagACAAACAAGCCTCAGGCCCGTGCTACTAAG GGAATAAAGGGGTTTAAGTGTGATGTATGTGCCAGAGAGTTTACATTGTCTGCAAACCTGAAGAGACACATGTTAATCCACGCCAGTGTCCGGCCATTCCAGTGTCATGTGTGCTTCAAATCTTTTGTCCAGAAACAGACCCTCAAAACTCACATGATCGTACACCTGCCTGTGAAACCCTTCAAGTGCAAG GTGTGTGGAAAAACATTTAATCGAATGTACAACCTTCTGGGCCACATGCACCTCCATGCAGGCAGTAAACCCTTCAAATGTGCATATTGCTCAAGTAAATTTAACCTGAAGGGAAATCTTAGCAGACACATGAAGGTCAAACATGGAATGGACGTCTCTCCAGATGGACAAG ATGGCCCGCCAGACATGGAGCCCCATGAGGACTATGAGGATGAGAACTTCAATTTTACAACACCAGagaatatggaaaataatgatgCGCCAAACCTAACTAAGCTCTCCGAGGTGGCCATCCAGGAACTTGACTATTATAACTTTGGGAAGGATGTGGGAAACTACagtacaggataa
- the LOC132105192 gene encoding zinc finger protein 710-like isoform X1, which yields MRSLKHLKPQTKKNVEEKTQRLVRCYSEAMHQQMDVGTQTDPVVVLSLAQAAVLGLISQNEIFGATIAPNGFYTGDPKESPAPPGERIDYEYADQLIGANGDYLGENLGEDGHMHSSCAERRWQGQSENSKPPIGHQDMASHVKGEAVTPGLPSCIHMMNNMVPREGMQMVDPSSYRVLPKAQPNNCCSTCVRDPKNTHPPPDPHLHPHSHGHAPHEVPSRNRGQTHEKGVDEVTEVREDGRNGMGKAGTGGEEISSYFQPSEAGYEGSEMEGVGDFDENNEAMFWTEPVEEEAPRGRRIDRLDINIQINESYCVDVGEGLKRWKCRMCEKSYTSKYNLVTHILGHNGIKPHACPHCGKLFKQPSHLQTHLLTHQGTRPHKCTVCKKGFTQTSHLKRHMLQHTDVKPYSCRFCRRGFAYPSELRAHEVKHERGRCHVCSQCGMEFPTYAHLKRHQVSHQGPSTFQCSQCNKSFAYRSQLQNHLLKHQTQRSFSCSQCGLQFLQLHQLRQHSLTHKTNKPQARATKGIKGFKCDVCAREFTLSANLKRHMLIHASVRPFQCHVCFKSFVQKQTLKTHMIVHLPVKPFKCKVCGKTFNRMYNLLGHMHLHAGSKPFKCAYCSSKFNLKGNLSRHMKVKHGMDVSPDGQDGPPDMEPHEDYEDENFNFTTPENMENNDAPNLTKLSEVAIQELDYYNFGKDVGNYSTG from the exons ATGAGATCTCTCAAACACCTGAAGCCACAGACCAAGAAAAATGTG GAGGAGAAGACACAGCGGCTGGTCAGATGTTACTCTGAGGCCATGCACCAGCAGATGGACGTAGGGACACAGACAGACCCTGTGGTGGTCCTGTCGCTGGCCCAAGCTGCTGTGTTGGGACTCATCTCCCAGAACGAGATCTTTGGCGCCACCATCGCCCCCAACGGCTTTTACACCGGAGACCCCAAAGAGTCCCCTGCTCCGCCAGGTGAGAGAATAGACTACGAGTACGCCGACCAGCTTATAGGTGCCAACGGTGACTATCTTGGGGAGAATTTGGGCGAGGATGGGCACATGCACTCCAGCTGTGCTGAGAGAAGGTGGCAGGGTCAATCCGAGAACAGCAAACCCCCTATAGGGCACCAAGACATGGCATCGCACGTTAAAGGAGAAGCCGTTACCCCAGGTTTGCCCTCCTGCATTCACATGATGAACAACATGGTGCCCAGAGAAGGCATGCAAATGGTCGACCCCTCCAGCTACAGGGTCCTGCCCAAAGCCCAACCCAACAACTGCTGCTCCACCTGTGTCCGAGACCCCAAGAATACGCATCCTCCACCCGATCCACATTTACACCCTCATTCCCATGGCCACGCACCTCATGAGGTACCTTCACGCAACAGGGGCCAAACACATGAAAAAGGAGTAGATGAGGTAACTGAGGTCAGGGAAGATGGTAGAAATGGTATGGGGAAGGCAGGAACCGGTGGCGAGGAAATTAGCAGTTACTTTCAGCCAAGCGAGGCTGGCTATGAAGGTAGCGAGATGGAAGGAGTTGGAGACTTCGATGAGAACAATGAGGCGATGTTCTGGACAGAGCCAGTGGAAGAAGAGGCACCCCGTGGGCGCCGTATTGACCGACTGGACATCAACATCCAGATCAATGAGTCATACTGCGTGGACGTCGGCGAGGGCCTCAAGCGATGGAAGTGCCGCATGTGCGAGAAGTCGTACACCTCCAAATACAATCTGGTCACACACATTCTGGGCCACAATGGCATCAAGCCACATGCATGTCCACACTGTGGAAAACTCTTCAAGCAGCCCAGCCACCTACAGACACACCTGCTGACGCATCAGGGCACACGGCCACACAAGTGCACCGTGTGCAAGAAGGGCTTCACCCAGACCAGCCACCTGAAGCGGCACATGCTGCAGCACACCGACGTTAAGCCCTACAGTTGCCGTTTTTGTCGCCGTGGTTTTGCATACCCTAGTGAACTCCGTGCTCATGAAGTAAAGCATGAACGAGGTCGGTGCCATGTTTGCTCGCAGTGCGGAATGGAGTTTCCCACCTACGCCCACCTGAAGCGTCATCAGGTGAGCCACCAAGGACCTTCCACCTTCCAATGTAGCCAGTGCAACAAGTCTTTTGCCTACCGCAGCCAGCTGCAGAATCACCTGCTGAAGCACCAAACACAGCGCTCCTTCTCCTGCAGTCAGTGTGGCCTGCAGTTTCTTCAGCTGCATCAGCTACGCCAacactccctcacacacaagACAAACAAGCCTCAGGCCCGTGCTACTAAG GGAATAAAGGGGTTTAAGTGTGATGTATGTGCCAGAGAGTTTACATTGTCTGCAAACCTGAAGAGACACATGTTAATCCACGCCAGTGTCCGGCCATTCCAGTGTCATGTGTGCTTCAAATCTTTTGTCCAGAAACAGACCCTCAAAACTCACATGATCGTACACCTGCCTGTGAAACCCTTCAAGTGCAAG GTGTGTGGAAAAACATTTAATCGAATGTACAACCTTCTGGGCCACATGCACCTCCATGCAGGCAGTAAACCCTTCAAATGTGCATATTGCTCAAGTAAATTTAACCTGAAGGGAAATCTTAGCAGACACATGAAGGTCAAACATGGAATGGACGTCTCTCCAGATGGACAAG ATGGCCCGCCAGACATGGAGCCCCATGAGGACTATGAGGATGAGAACTTCAATTTTACAACACCAGagaatatggaaaataatgatgCGCCAAACCTAACTAAGCTCTCCGAGGTGGCCATCCAGGAACTTGACTATTATAACTTTGGGAAGGATGTGGGAAACTACagtacaggataa
- the LOC132105219 gene encoding semaphorin-4B-like, giving the protein MAIKYKVQWKLSMETTNSVWLLFGTIWIFLAGVLQANMASEDDVTARISFTYNAEGRSVREFSVDGVYNYSTLLLSPDENKIYVGARENIFSLSLDNISVTYLQKTLTWSTPEKKRQECIFKGKGSQTDCFNYIKILLRLNSTHLYVCGTYAFSPSCAYINISSFSLERDENGEQVMEDGRGRCPFNPEYRSTAITVDGELYTATVSNFQGNEPAIYRSLGSGTPLKTENSFNWLQDPAFAGSAYITGSDSERSDDQIYFFFSEMGKEFDFFDNTIVSRIARVCKEDQGGKRVLQKKWTTFLKAQLLCSLPDDGFPFNIIQDVYVLPAQHKKNTLFYAVFTSQWSKGLAGSSAVCVFSMDQVEKAFSGRYKEVNRETQQWYTHTHSVPEPRPGMCITNASRQLGMHSSLDMPDKVLNFVKDHFLMDSPVKSQLVLFTHSVHYTQIAVHHVQGLHAAYNVMFISTDDGRLQKAVNVAGTMHIIEEIQLFPEQQPVQNMEMDSTKGLLFVSSHSGIVQLPVANCSFHNNCGECVLARDPYCAWTGTHCTDVTRIPPQNQWQQDIEKADTSKCNGTMFSVVSESSVLPRSFPSSQESACELIIVPANTLFLLPCNLRSNHAQRKWSYKPDVGHFLFPSPDGGLVVSSRAGSDEVFSCWSEERGFRQLLANYCVKAELLSDSTTNTWRIDTHLKKIQSISSDILSSESEHSAQLRIKTYGTELAVVCVLLAVCVLSFGLSVAYRHRGRMKEVLRGGEQTGGAQKRRVRHGESLPLNTSVLPTSPSDHKSYQTLEENCGYIIAPSETSAQRNSKEAQTLTQTPQNGFKESHVEVNDICPQPRVRLGSEIKDSVV; this is encoded by the exons ATGGCAATCAAATATAAAGTCCAATGGAAATTATCCATGGAAACCACAAACTCTGTCTGGCTCTTATTCGGGACCATATGGATTTTTTTGGCTGGAGTTTTACAAGCAAACATGGCGAGTGAAGATGATGTCACAGCACGCATCAGTTTCACATACA atgcaGAAGGACGATCAGTGAGAGAGTTCTCTGTGGATGGCGTGTATAACTATTCAACCCTTCTGCTGAGCCCAGATGAAAACAAAATCTACGTGGGAGCCAGGGAGAACATATTCTCTCTCAGCCTGGACAATATCAGCGTGACGTATCTACAGAAAACA CTCACATGGAGCACTCCAGAAAAGAAGAGGCAAGAGTGTATCTTTAAAGGAAAGGGCTCCCAG ACGGATTGTTTCAACTACATTAAGATTTTACTGCGTCTGAACAGCACACACCTGTATGTGTGTGGAACATATGCCTTCAGTCCCAGCTGTGCTTACATT AACATTTCCAGTTTCTCTCTGGAAAGAGATGAAAACGGGGAACAAGTTATGGAGGACGGACGTGGACGCTGTCCATTTAATCCAGAATACAGATCTACAGCTATTACAGTGG ATGGGGAACTGTACACTGCTACTGTCAGTAACTTCCAGGGAAATGAACCCGCCATATATAGGAGTCTTGGGTCTGGCACCCCTCTCAAAACAGAAAACTCTTTTAACTGGCTCcagg ACCCAGCATTTGCAGGTTCTGCTTATATTACAGGTTCAGACAGCGAGAGAAGTGATGATCAGATTTACTTTTTCTTCAGCGAGATGGGGAAGGAGTTCGACTTCTTTGATAACACCATAGTGTCCAGGATTGCACGTGTGTGCAAG GAGGATCAAGGTGGAAAGAGAGTCCTGCAGAAGAAATGGACCACATTTCTGAAAGCTCAACTCTTGTGTTCGCTACCGGACGATGGCTTTCCTTTCAACATCATACAGGATGTGTATGTGCTTCCAGCCCAACACAAGAAAAACACACTCTTCTATGCAGTCTTCACTTCTCAGTG GAGTAAAGGTCTAGCAGGCagttcagcagtgtgtgtgttcagcatggaTCAGGTAGAAAAAGCGTTTTCTGGTCGTTACAAAGAGGTGAACCGAGAGACTCAGCAatggtacacacacactcactctgtacCTGAACCACGACCTGGAATG TGTATTACTAATGCTTCAAGACAGCTGGGAATGCACTCATCCCTTGATATGCCAGATAAGGTACTAAACTTTGTGAAAGACCACTTCCTGATGGACAGTCCTGTCAAAAGTCAGCTAGTGCTCTTCACACACTCTGTGCACTACACACAAATTGCTGTGCACCACGTGCAAGGCCTCCACGCTGCTTACAATGTGATGTTCATCAGCACAG ATGATGGACGTTTGCAGAAGGCTGTGAATGTAGCCGGTACGATGCACATCATTGAGGAGATCCAACTGTTCCCAGAGCAACAACCTGTACAAAACATGGAGATGGATTCAactaag GGTTTGTTATTTGTGTCGTCACACTCTGGTATTGTGCAGCTGCCAGTAGCAAACTGCAGTTTCCATAACAACTGTGGCGAGTGTGTTTTGGCCAGAGACCCATACTGTGCCTGGACAGGCACACACTGTACTGACGTCACACGTATCCCACCACAAAA CCAATGGCAGCAGGATATCGAGAAGGCAGACACGTCAAAATGTAACGGCACAATGTTCAGTGTGGTGTCTGAGAGCTCAG TGTTACCACGTTCTTTCCCAAGTTCCCAAGAATCTGCTTGCGAGCTCATTATCGTCCCAGCTAATACTCTTTTCCTGCTGCCCTGCAATCTTCGCTCTAACCATGCCCAAAGGAAATGGTCATATAAGCCAGATGTAGGCCACTTCCTGTTCCCAAGCCCAGATGGTGGGTTGGTAGTGAGCAGCCGTGCAGGCAGCGACGAGGTCTTCTCATGCTGGTCAGAAGAACGTGGCTTCAGGCAACTCTTGGCCAACTACTGTGTGAAGGCAGAGCTGTTATCTGATTCGACAACCAACACATGGCGAAtagatacacatttaaaaaaaatccaaagcaTTTCATCTGACATCTTGTCCAGCGAATCGGAGCACTCCGCTCAACTGCGCATAAAGACATATGGCACAGAGCTGGCAGTAGTGTGTGTGCTATTAGCTGTTTGTGTGCTTTCGTTCGGGCTGTCGGTAGCATATCGACACAGGGGCCGGATGAAGGAGGTATTGAGAGGAGGAGAGCAAACTGGAGGAGCACAAAAGAGAAGAGTCAGACACGGGGAGAGTTTACCCCTCAATACAAGTGTGCTTCCAACATCCCCATCCGACCACAAAAGCTACCAGACGTTGGAGGAAAACTGTGGATACATAATTGCTCCATCAGAGACAAGCGCGCAGCGCAACTCCAAGGAAGCACAGACACTCACCCAAACACCACAGAATGGCTTTAAAGAGAGTCATGTGGAAGTCAATGACATTTGCCCTCAGCCACGGGTACGATTGGGCTCTGAGATCAAAGACTCTGTGGTTTAA